The genomic DNA ATCTTCGTGAGTGCCTTCAGGTTGCGCTCATAGGCGCGGGCGAACAGGGAAGCGGTGGAACGACGGGCCATGGGCGCAGTGTGAGGGCAAAGCGCAGGCCGTCCAAACAGGCGGCCCTAGTAGATCTCCGGCACGATCATGCTGGCCGGCACCGGCTGGCGCAAGTAGTCCGCATGGCGCTCGCGCGCGGGCAGTTCCACCGGCGGATGCGGCACCTCCTGGTAGGGCAGCTGGCCCAGCAGGTGGCTGATGCAGTTCAGCCGCGCCTTCTTCTTGTCGACCGCCTGCACCACCCACCACGGCGCTTCCGCAATGTGGGTGCGCTCCAGCATGATCTCCTTCGCCTTGGTGTATTCCTCCCAGCGGCGGCGGCTCTCGAGGTCCATGGGGCTCAGCTTCCATTGCTTGAGCGGGTCGTGGATGCGGCCCAGGAAGCGCATGTGCTGCTCGTCGTCGGTGATGGAGAACCAGTACTTGATGAGCTTGATGCCCGAGCGCACCAGCATCTTCTCGAACTCCGGCACGGTGCGGAAGAACTCCTCGTATTCGTCGTCTGAGCAAAAGCCCATCACGCGCTCCACTCCGGCGCGGTTGTACCAGCTGCGGTCGAACAGCACCATCTCGCCGGCCGCCGGCAGGTGCGCGGCGTAGCGCTGGAAATACCACTGCGTGCGTTCGCGGTCGTTGGGCGCCGGCAGCGCGGCCACGCGGGCCACGCGCGGATTCAGGCGCTGCGTGATGCGCTTGATGACACCGCCCTTGCCCGCCGCGTCGCGGCCTTCGAAAAGAATGACCACCTTCTGCTTGCTGTGCTGCACCCAGTCCTGCAGCTTCACGAGCTCGCCCTGCAGCCGGAACAGTTCCTTGAAGTAGGCCTGGCGCGCGGCCTTGTCGCCCATGCGCGCGGCGGGGTCGAGGCCGTCGATGTTGCGGTCCTCGATCTCCAGTTCGAGCTCCTCGTCGTAGCTGTCGATCAAGTCGCGGGCGATGCGTTGCATCAGGTCTTCGTGGTCTGGAAGTGCGCTCGTCAGCATCATGGGAAAAAGGGCGGTGTGGAGTGGAACGGGGCATGCTGCCCGCCGCATATGACCATTGCGTGACGCTCCGCGGGCCACCGACACGAAGTTGTCACATGCGGCGGACACCATCCGGGGCACGCCCTCCGTCTTTCCTGACTCAACGCACCTTGCCGGCACTCCATGACCTGGCCGCCAATTCATATGGCGGCGACGAAGCCGGACT from Variovorax sp. V93 includes the following:
- the ppk2 gene encoding polyphosphate kinase 2; translated protein: MMLTSALPDHEDLMQRIARDLIDSYDEELELEIEDRNIDGLDPAARMGDKAARQAYFKELFRLQGELVKLQDWVQHSKQKVVILFEGRDAAGKGGVIKRITQRLNPRVARVAALPAPNDRERTQWYFQRYAAHLPAAGEMVLFDRSWYNRAGVERVMGFCSDDEYEEFFRTVPEFEKMLVRSGIKLIKYWFSITDDEQHMRFLGRIHDPLKQWKLSPMDLESRRRWEEYTKAKEIMLERTHIAEAPWWVVQAVDKKKARLNCISHLLGQLPYQEVPHPPVELPARERHADYLRQPVPASMIVPEIY